A region from the Phycisphaeraceae bacterium genome encodes:
- a CDS encoding RluA family pseudouridine synthase — protein MPAEPDDFESEETDIDAEEAGGDVSSDGPDHRQFTIRNDIRSRLDRYLQNRLKGISRNKVQALIDLGGVTVNGKAPKASTVIRSGDVIDVILPPVASRRIEPEPIQLDVLYEDEHFIVLNKQANLIVHPARSNLSGTLINGLAYRFKQQVEERGGRYESRTTRGFQPAKSPRAEFEPSGDVEGLSSVGAQEFRPGIIHRLDKNTTGVIVVAKSDQAHWQIARQFEDRSTLKSYLAIVHGNFDEVGGAIEQPLGKHPTIREACAVRHDSAGKHALTLFRVREQYQGYSLVELELKTGRTHQIRVHLSYVGHPIIGDVLYGGEPIFHASLDEPPTPMAARRRFTTFAREKTEGQRIESDAAGRADLLIAHPALHAALLEFTHPITQQRVRFTAPLHEPMATIVRQLRKRPAPGPVVSEGFWLDLNAIAPER, from the coding sequence ATGCCCGCTGAACCCGACGATTTCGAGAGCGAAGAAACAGACATTGATGCGGAAGAAGCCGGCGGCGACGTGTCGTCCGACGGCCCGGATCATCGGCAGTTCACCATTCGTAACGACATCCGCAGCCGGCTCGATCGCTATCTCCAGAATCGCCTCAAAGGCATCAGCCGTAACAAGGTGCAGGCACTCATCGACCTGGGGGGCGTCACCGTCAACGGCAAAGCTCCCAAAGCCAGCACGGTCATCCGCAGCGGTGATGTGATCGACGTGATCCTCCCGCCGGTCGCATCACGCCGCATCGAGCCGGAACCGATCCAGCTTGACGTTCTTTATGAGGATGAGCACTTCATCGTGCTCAACAAGCAGGCAAACCTCATCGTTCATCCCGCACGCAGCAATCTCTCTGGAACCTTGATCAACGGGCTGGCCTACCGCTTCAAGCAGCAGGTCGAGGAACGCGGCGGCAGGTACGAGTCACGCACGACACGCGGATTTCAGCCGGCGAAATCCCCCAGGGCTGAGTTCGAGCCTAGCGGTGATGTCGAGGGACTCAGCAGCGTCGGGGCACAGGAGTTCCGCCCCGGCATCATTCACCGACTCGATAAAAACACAACCGGCGTCATCGTCGTTGCCAAGTCCGATCAGGCACACTGGCAGATCGCCAGGCAATTCGAGGACCGTTCGACGCTCAAGTCGTATCTGGCGATCGTTCACGGCAACTTTGATGAAGTCGGCGGCGCGATCGAGCAACCCCTGGGCAAACATCCGACGATCCGGGAAGCCTGCGCGGTGCGACATGACAGCGCGGGCAAGCACGCACTGACGCTCTTCCGTGTACGTGAGCAGTATCAGGGCTATTCACTGGTCGAATTGGAACTCAAGACCGGCCGGACACATCAGATCCGCGTGCATCTGTCCTATGTCGGCCATCCGATTATCGGAGACGTGCTCTACGGCGGCGAGCCGATCTTTCACGCAAGCCTCGACGAGCCGCCGACGCCCATGGCTGCCCGCCGACGGTTCACCACCTTTGCGCGGGAAAAGACAGAGGGGCAACGCATCGAAAGTGACGCAGCCGGTCGGGCGGACCTGTTGATCGCTCATCCAGCCCTGCACGCGGCACTGCTGGAGTTCACTCATCCGATCACGCAACAGCGGGTGCGATTCACCGCGCCTTTGCATGAACCTATGGCCACGATCGTCCGTCAACTGCGTAAGCGGCCGGCGCCAGGACCGGTTGTAAGCGAAGGATTCTGGCTGGACCTGAATGCGATCGCGCCGGAGCGTTAA
- a CDS encoding cob(I)yrinic acid a,c-diamide adenosyltransferase, with the protein MKLYTKKGDDGRTELFGGQSVGKDSLRVAVYGTVDELNSTLGLAAAVCKHAEISQALGTLQNRLFDLGADLATPRQDGDKNKPSAISRIDETHVTQAERMIDAACSRLPEMRQFILPGGSEVAARLHVSRAVCRRAERECVTLSKQEDLGPWITIYLNRVGDLLFALARRANQLDGLPDVPWQKT; encoded by the coding sequence ATGAAACTTTACACCAAGAAAGGCGACGACGGGCGAACCGAGCTGTTCGGCGGCCAAAGCGTAGGCAAAGATTCACTTCGTGTCGCTGTGTACGGGACGGTCGATGAGCTTAATTCCACACTGGGACTCGCAGCGGCGGTCTGCAAGCACGCGGAGATCAGCCAGGCTCTGGGCACGCTCCAAAATCGGCTGTTCGATCTGGGGGCTGACCTTGCAACACCGCGACAAGACGGCGACAAGAACAAACCTTCCGCGATTTCCCGCATCGACGAAACACACGTCACACAGGCGGAGCGGATGATCGATGCAGCCTGCTCAAGGCTGCCGGAGATGCGACAGTTCATTCTTCCCGGCGGCTCCGAGGTCGCAGCGAGATTGCACGTCTCGCGCGCGGTCTGCCGTCGTGCAGAGCGAGAATGTGTCACCCTGTCTAAACAGGAAGACCTCGGCCCGTGGATTACGATCTATCTCAACCGCGTCGGCGATCTGCTTTTTGCTCTCGCACGGCGAGCGAACCAGCTCGACGGCCTGCCCGATGTGCCGTGGCAAAAAACCTGA